The following nucleotide sequence is from Saccharomyces kudriavzevii IFO 1802 strain IFO1802 genome assembly, chromosome: 5.
CaagttcaatttcttgttatcCTTGAAGGCGAATAATTGTTGTTCAATACACCAcaaatattcttcttcagtttcaCCCTTCCAGGCAAAGACTGGGACACCAGAAGCGGCAATGGCAGCGGCGGCATGGTCTTGAGTGGAGTAGATGTTACAAGAGGACCAGGTAACTTCGGCACCTAAAGCAACCAAAGTTTCGATCAAAACAGCAGTTTGAATGGTCATATGCAAACAACCGGCAATACGGGCACCTTTCAAAGGTTGGACATCACCGTATGCCCTTCTGATGGCCATCAAACCTGGCATTTCATGTTCAGCCAATTCGATCTCTTTTCTACCGAAGGCAGCTAGAGAGATATCAGCGATTTTGTAGTTTTGAGCTGGAGCAGACATTATggattgtttttttgtcgGTTGAATTATTTCTGTGGGAGAGAAAGGattgaagaaagaggaaacaATTCAGGACTGAGattttataatattaaaCCACGTTACTAAATAAGAGATTGGAAAATCTGAAATACGGCTTCGAGGTCGTTTAGTTTTCTTGctctgaaaattttctttctttttcggtCTTGTCCTGTGAAAATTtcagccaaaaaaaaaagagccAACGAGATCACGTGCGCGCGAATCTCTGCATCTTGTGAAGAGATTAGCGGAAATAATAGCACCAGTGAGGGCCTGCCAACGAATTTTCAGAGAAAGAATGCATGAGTGGATAAACGGTTACCGTTAAATAGTTTATGAAACGTTTGGGTAACGACTGCTCTAGGCActatataaataaatcatCTCTATATAAAACTCTTCACGGTATATGCTTGTCTCTTTTCATCAGAATTACCATGCAACACCAGTGTAGTATTCTCTTTGATTATACATCCAAACCAAGGAGGTGGTCGAAACAACCAATGGGCCCATGAATCCCTTCCCCAACTTACAAGTTCTAAAGATCAATAATTCGGAGCCGAAATGGAAAAGAGCAACCGTATAAGACATGAAGaccaattcaaaaatgtgTGGTTCGTTCAAGTACATGGCCCCATAGAATCTGATgacagaagaaataaaggTCCAAGTACCGAATGTTCTTGCACTCAAATGAGTTGTCTCGGTGGGTTTTCTTTCGTAAACTCTACGTGTCAATTCTAAACCGGAAATGTAAGTTTGAACAGAATTGAGAACGGATACAATGGAAATGAAAAGCAACCATTTTGGTAAGTAACCCTTTGGCATTGTTGCCAAGGTGGCCTTGGTTGTAGTTATTATGTCCTGGAGGTTGAACATTTTATGCTTGCTTAATGTATTTGCTTCTTTATTGCTATAGTAGACTAACGTCAAGAAGATAAAATCAGTAACTATCCACCGTTTCTCGTCGAAAGTAGTTTCAGTAGTAAAGCATGTTACGGAATTGTTCGGCTTAGTTTTATATACGGGGGGGATTAAAGAATACAATGGATCGtaccttttttattttttcgttcCGTTTCagaacgaaaaaaatgaaaaatagaaGTTTCCTATCGGCAATACCGTAAAGTTTAATTTAGTTCGTATAAGATTAGGTTAATCAAGTGGTGCAAGTCCGAAAAAGCTTTCCATGAAGTTTGTTGGATGGGTTGGGGAAGACTTCCTGCATTTCATCGAACTTTCAAGTTGGAATGGACTGTTCCTCAACCAAaaatgtatttttctaGTGTTTATTCCCACGCAGCAATGACGGAAAATCAATTACCTGCTGTTTTCTTGAACCAGCTTGACAAACGAAACCGAGCGATCAAACTTCTTTCAGCCGTAACTAAAAGTGCAGCCTGCGTATACgctttttttctgtgtAGTGAAATTTCATACTTGGGAAACTTTTCTAGAAAGGCCGTTAAACTTTTCCACTCAATGCACTCTAATGCTTCAAGTAGGGACAAAATAACTGTCTTGACAATTTTTAATAGGCCTTGGTgctcttcttttggaatAGCACTTATTATGCTGTAAAAGCTCCCTAAATAGGTCTTCTTCAAGCACAACTCTCTCTCAAGATATATCCGGCAATATGCCTTCTTCCGGTTGACATATATTTGTTTACGCTGGGATACTAATCTGACGAGCACATGTATTAGGCTTTCAGTGACGGAAATTATGTGCTCAATTACTTTCAGAACTGAAAggtattttgaaatttgtgGTTCAAGTGTTTGATTTATTTTAATTCTAACCAATTGAATATTGATAATAGAGTAAATTGTCGTAAAATGCAATGAACACAACAGCTTGCAGTCGACTTTATCACTAGAAAGGTTTTTATTCTCCTGGTTGTAAAACTTTTGAATCCATTTGGGATCGCTCTGGTTCTTCTTTAATAGAATcttattgaataaaaacttGGCGATGAAGTTATAAACATGAACATCAATCAATGTCTTCTTGAAAGAGGAGTCAGAATCCAAACGTCCCAAATAATGGGAAACTAGCAGAACTTGGAACGCTTGGAATACCTGTGAAATTCCCTTAAGATCGGTTCCCTTCGACTTTAGGCTTAGAAccttcaataaaattttgtatCTCGGTAAAAACCAGTTGTTCAAATCTGCAATTGATATATCTTGGCTGAATGATTGCAACTCCTTTAAAACAACAGCGTTGTCAAATGACTGATGTTTATTTTCACAAATGAAATTATATATGGGTTCCAATTGAGCAAACAAAGATCTATTGTTCAAAAAGCCCTTTTCAAAGGGTGCAACCcatttgtatatatgttttGAGTTTTCCCTTGGATTTATCTTCACGTTCTTCTCATGCTGACGGGCATTTTCAAAGTCAATCCTGTCTCCCTTTCTTGAAAGGGCTTTTTTCCACAACGTAGGATTCCTAAATTTAATCAAAGCAAAACACTATAACATTTGAAGAGGATTGGTGGAGCCGACCCCTTGCATTTGAAGTTagtaaagaagaaagaaaacgcCAGGGAGATGACATTCCTACGTACGATTATCCAGTCCACTTCTGAGATTTCCGTTTGCTCTGTGCATTCCATTTTGGCTACTATTTAGTTTTGTACTTCTAGGAGACACTTGATGAATGCTTTATATGGCTATGAGTTATTGTTCTGTCTGCTGCTACTATATATGGGAAAAAATTAGCCGCCCAGCAGTATATACAGCGccgataaaaaaaacaaaaaacaaaatatacataatgaaataaacgtttgtagaaaaaaatgaaaagtcTATCAATATATGGAAGGGTAGGACAAGTAGAGCAAGCAATACGCGCATTATTCTTATTCGTCATCCAAACTGGAGTTACTaatcatttcttcaaccaTTCTCAAAAATACATTGGTAGCATGATCTTTGCTTTCAAGTTTTGGATAAGTGCTACCCCTACTGTGAACAGTGTGCTGTTGTAGATGCAAGttagaaatttttttcattttttgaatcaatTTCTCGTAGTGTTGTATTTTTACCTTCATTACTTTGTTCTCCATGCTTATCTGGTCAAATTCTCTCTGTAGTTGTAACTgcgatattttttttctttgtcgaCATTTGGAAGCAGCAAttctatttctttctaATAGTCTTGCGCGTTTCCAAGCCTTTGCACTGTTTTCCTTCTCGCCAACATTGACGCCACTTTTTTGGGGTGAAGGCATCTCCTTAGTTTGAGGGATGGCTGCTGCACATACGGGCGCTACGGCTGGAGATGAGACGGATTGGTTGTGTACGACGACGTCGttattgatgttttcacTGAGCACAGGGGCTGTTTCATTATGTTGCGATTCCAggaaaacattttttaaGCTGATATCAGGATGATTCAGGCTGTATGGGAGACCTGTTGCATTTTTCATACCGGCGCCCTGACTTGTAATATTAGCGGTACTACTATTAGCGTTATGAGAAGTTGAGGAATAGATAATTCGATTTTCGTTACTATGATCATGAATATTCTGgcaagaggaagaggaggaagaaatagGAGATTTGGAAGCGGGGGTAGAGGGATTCACAATGAATTGAGCACTTTTCCATGCCTGATGCTGCATTTGCGCTTGTAATCGAAGTTGCATGTTAGCATACGCTTGATTAATCGGGACATGAGAGGAGGCGGTGGCAACATCTACTGTGGACGGATTGAGTTTGATGTTACTATCAAACGGTGAGGGTGGAGGGTATAAGTTCTGACTACTTCTCTGAGGAGCACGCTCGGGTATAATGGTAGTATGCTGTGGGAGATTTTGCAGTTCATTAGAGTCGAAGCTTGGATACGCATTTGCGTTTAAACTTACCACCTGCTGAGGATTGGAAGCCTGCTGTGCCTTGGATGGTAGAAAAGGATATTGACAGTCGTAAAGGTTCTCGACGGTTTCCAAGTCTACCCCTAATTGGCTGATTTGACCATTGGATATCGATATACGTCTTTTATGCACAGGCTGGTCAAACGCGGGCAGAGagctttggaaaatggGAGGGTTGGTGATGGGCATGTGAGTGATATCAACGCCAAAGGGTTGGAACATTGGACCCAGATTTTCTTGCACGGAACGATCACGCAGAGTATTCTGGTGGTAATTATTAATACCAGCGTCCGCAGAACCCATTGGTTGCTGATGTTTGCCTATAAGCTCCTTGTTTGAAGATAGTAAATCTGTATATAAGGGGGGTGAGTTTTTCCTGCCGTGTAGAAGAGGATCAGGGCTTTTAACAAAACTATGTTTGTAGTCCATACTTTTCCTTGTGTGTAGTTGTCGTCCCTGGAAGAGAATTAGTGTTGTTGTTAATCTAATATGGCCTCGATATAGTTAGTTGTCTAAAAAGATAAGAATACAGTTGCTACGCTTCCAGTCGATGAGCACGCAGATTGAGAGACGTGTATTTACTATGTTTTAATAATAACCAGTTAGCCTACAATTTGACCAATTAATTAGTacgaaaaataaaatgataAACTATGTAGTACAACGATCCGTATTGTTAAGGTAAATCCTCAAATAACGCCCGCACCAGAAAGCAGAAGAAGCGGTGCAGCGGATACATTTCGAATGAGAAACCTATTATATACCAGatagaacaaaaaagccaaaaaaaggaaagtgaaaaaaaaaaagagactTGGACCAAGGATTTTTAAAATTAAAGTCCACACAATACTTGGCACATTACCCAACTGCGCGCGCGCAGTACAGTGTTgcatcattatttttctcgATAGCACAAAGTACTGTACATTGACGGCTCAAAGAGGATAAAATCGCGCCACCGCCATCTGTACGCCGTAACCAAGCAGGGGCAATAGAAGCCAGCAGTGATAAACTAAAGTTTGCTCTCTTCTGCTTACCTCATGCAAAGGTACAGATTCGATATCTTAAGGTGGAACAACATCCTGCTTCGGGCTTAGCAGCAACTACCGTTGCCTGCACGCCTCTATATGAATCTCACGCCACTCCTTTTTCGACTCCGAGATACACCCACGCGTGGCGAAAGTGCCGCACCGCTGCATTGTAATTTTGTAATATCATAGCGTAGTTTGCCCAAAGTTGCGGCCACCTCCCCTCCATTTCCGTGCGTCACAGACTTCCAGTGGGGGGAAACGAAGATGTGCCTGCCTTGACCACGATTTTCGATCCGCCCTTGAACTGAATTGCTTACGATCCACAAACAAGGTGGCCAAGCGCACTGATATTGCGTTCTGCCGCCGCAGAGTCGCGGTGCTAGGGGGGGGAGGATATCCAAAACAGCAATCATAACTAATCAGTCTTACTGAGCGGAACACGCATCGTCGCTTGCCTGTGTTGCAAAGGCAGCAGTGTAATTACTAATTACTCCCTCGTTCCTGCGTTTGCAACGAAAAAAGcggccaaaaaaatgggcGTTTACTTCCGCGGACACTAGCTTGCACTTCTTGGTTGCGAAGGAAGCGTTTGATGACCATCTTAGCAGCGTTACTAACAATAACAGGGTGTAGCGGAGAGGACTTCAAATCCTGAGGCTTTTCATGGGAGTAGGAAATGAACTGTCTAGCTGAGATCTGAAAttaaagttgaaaacaTATTCGTGTACAGACGTGTAGTTTCTCGCGTGCAGAAAAGGTCGAAGAGAATATctcgaagaagaaatttgcACCTTTGTGATTTGTAATTTCTGTTTTCACAACTTTATTAATATTGCCTTACGTGTTATCATGCTCCTTCTTTTGTCTTCTGCAGCTCCTCATGAAAATCTGGCCCGTGTGcattatcttttttgtGAAAGCTTATCTCCGCTCAAAGAAACCGATTGAGCCTTGTCCACGTAATTGAGATTTGCGGGTAGAAAAGACTACCACGTTCTTACATATTGCAGATTGGCGACTGTAAAAGGCTCTTTTTCTCGCTTTGAACTGGTCATTGACTTCACACAATTACACATAAAGATATATGGCCAGaaaccattttttgaaggatttaTCCGTCTTACCTGAGGACGTACTCATAGAAAACGAAAGAGGGATAACCTTACTTGGCTACCCACTATTTTCTCCCAAGATTTTGCTGCCGCCGTTTGACCCGCCACAATTTCAAAGGCTGAACACTGAAAATGGTTCGCTGATTCCGCTGTCGAAAAACACCATATCCAACTTTATAGAACTCTATCCTATTGATCTAACCACCGAGCGCATTGCGGGCAACGGCAATTCACAAATGACAAAATGGTTCGTTTTGATGGattacaaagaaaaatacgatATTGATGACCAAGGATGGTGTTACAGTTGGAATTTTAACAATCCCAGGTGGAAGTCAAAAAACGGGCTGGTAAGAAGAAGAGTCTGGGTGAGACTGCCTATTGCTAGCCATGCATTAGATTAATAACAATTTACGCTattatttacttttcttaCGAAATAAACAAGTatctaaaaagaaaaaatgctttcATCATGCAAAGTGTTTTTATTGGTTTGCTCATGTGCACCGTTCCACTCAGTCAGGTTGCGCTAgaatattattgatatttttttattagtATGAGTGCCATTATCCTTTTCATGAACCAGACGACCCAAATTGCGAGGCCCATTCTTCGTACTTCACCAATCCGTCCTGCGATACGGACGGTTTTATGTATTCCAAACTGCTTTTAAAATCCACGAGGCCTATAGGTCTTATCATATCTCTCTCTGTCTCTAATAGCTTATCACCCAGGTCCCGCAATGGACCCATAGCTGCATCCTTCGCTAAAGATGTTATGTCGCTTCCTGAAAAGCCCTCAGTAATCTTTACTAGTTCATCAAAATCTGGTTCGGTTAAAGTGTGCTTTTGGCAAGACAAAAGCTTCTTGAATTGAACGTACCTGGTCTGGCCCTCTGGTAATGGTATATACTGTCGTCTGACAAATCTTCTCCGTGCGGCTTCGTCAATTGACCATGGTAAATTTGTCGCAGCAAGTACCAAAACCCTTGTATCATCTCCTTTGTCGTCATTATTGGAATTATCAGCCTCCTCTTTGTTTGAGCCAGCAGCTGCACTGGACAAAGATGACCactgaacaagaaattcgTTCTTGATCCTTCGGCTtgattcattttcattttcgttaTTTCTGCTGCCCATAATGgaatcaatttcatccacGAATATAATAGAAGGCGATAGTTTCTTGGCGATAGCAAACAGCGCCCTCACCAGTTTCTCACTTTCGCCCAAGTATTTGGACGTCAAACTGGAAGCACTGATTGAGAAAAATGTGGAGCGCGACTCTGTGGCTACAGATCTTGCTAGCATTGTTTTACCTGTACCTGGAGGACCGAATAAAAGCATCCCTCTGACTGGTTCACGTAGCCCTCTAAATAGGTCCGGTCTCAAAAACGGATAAACAACTGCCTCCTTTAAGGAGTATTTGGCGCTTTCTAAGCCAGCAATATCATCCCAATGAACTTCATCTCCATGGACCACGATCTCGGCAAAAATTTGCTTTGCTGCTTGCTTATCCACCCCTTGTAGGCTATCGATAATTTCGTCCTCTAAAATTTCTCTAAGGACTTTTTTATCTACTTCTGCAtcatccttttcttcactaTTCGGGAGAGTGTTTTTGGCGACGGACTCTGACCCAATTGGTCCCGTTTTGaactttctttgttctGGTATCCTTTGATTCGTTTTTTTGGTGGATGTGCCAGggttttttatttgcttCTTACTTAAAGATGTGCTGTGCGCGGACGATTTTATATTAGTATTGGGCCTAGACGGATGACTGCTCGTCTTCTTGACACTGGGAGTTAAAACCTTCGTCGTTTTAGGTTTCAAGATGATGCGAGCTTTCTTCGTGGTGCTCATTATAGGATCATCCAAAATCTTCTTGCCATTCAATACTTTCTTAGCGGCCATTGCTGCCGTTTTGGGCTTTTGAAGTACTGGCTTCGAAGCCGTCAATGAGGAAGTGGGAGAAGATGCAGTGGATTTTGTGATCGATTTGGTATTAGCTTGGGATTTCGTAGCAAAAGTTGGAGTTGATTTAGCCATAAGAGTGGAAGTTGATTTAGTGCTCTTCAGATATGGAGCACGGTTAttttttaccatttttgacatttgaagatgtttatttttagaTGGATCCATGGTAGCAGCAAATCCTGAACTATGCGCCCTTACAGTGCCAGTGCTGGATGCTCTATTATCACCTGATAGAGGAGGTGGAGGTAGTAAAGGAAGTGCGGGAGCGGTATTCGGTAAAGATCGTAAAGATGATTGAGGAACACTTTCTGATGATGCTATGCTCTTGTTACTggatacagaagaggtgaCGGATAGGTCCGACATTTGCTGTTCAATTCCTTCCAGAGTCTTCAAAGTTTCTATacgttgttgttgttctttttcttcaatttcgGAGATGTTATCATAGTAATCAGAAACATCAAACTCAAAGTCCTCactctcttcttcatcatataCGTGGTCCTCCTTTAGAACTCCGTTATCGCaatcatcctcatcattGGTCAAGTCTATCAATATTGGGACAGATGCACACTTCTCCGAGTatatttctgtttctttcttaAGCGGCCGATCATTGCGCTCGACACATTTCTTGAGATATTTGCTTGCAGTATTAGATAAGGGCTTGGAAGGCACAAAATTTACTTTAACGCCCTCCGAATCCTCTCCACTT
It contains:
- the ERG28 gene encoding Erg28p (similar to Saccharomyces cerevisiae ERG28 (YER044C); ancestral locus Anc_7.207), whose translation is MFNLQDIITTTKATLATMPKGYLPKWLLFISIVSVLNSVQTYISGLELTRRVYERKPTETTHLSARTFGTWTFISSVIRFYGAMYLNEPHIFELVFMSYTVALFHFGSELLIFRTCKLGKGFMGPLVVSTTSLVWMYNQREYYTGVAW
- the MEI4 gene encoding Mei4p (similar to Saccharomyces cerevisiae MEI4 (YER044C-A); ancestral locus Anc_7.210) is translated as MECTEQTEISEVDWIICFALIKFRNPTLWKKALSRKGDRIDFENARQHEKNVKINPRENSKHIYKWVAPFEKGFLNNRSLFAQLEPIYNFICENKHQSFDNAVVLKELQSFSQDISIADLNNWFLPRYKILLKVLSLKSKGTDLKGISQVFQAFQVLLVSHYLGRLDSDSSFKKTLIDVHVYNFIAKFLFNKILLKKNQSDPKWIQKFYNQENKNLSSDKVDCKLLCSLHFTTIYSIINIQLVRIKINQTLEPQISKYLSVLKVIEHIISVTESLIHVLVRLVSQRKQIYVNRKKAYCRIYLERELCLKKTYLGSFYSIISAIPKEEHQGLLKIVKTVILSLLEALECIEWKSLTAFLEKFPKYEISLHRKKAYTQAALLVTAERSLIARFRLSSWFKKTAGN
- the ACA1 gene encoding Aca1p (similar to Saccharomyces cerevisiae ACA1 (YER045C) and CST6 (YIL036W); ancestral locus Anc_7.211) translates to MDYKHSFVKSPDPLLHGRKNSPPLYTDLLSSNKELIGKHQQPMGSADAGINNYHQNTLRDRSVQENLGPMFQPFGVDITHMPITNPPIFQSSLPAFDQPVHKRRISISNGQISQLGVDLETVENLYDCQYPFLPSKAQQASNPQQVVSLNANAYPSFDSNELQNLPQHTTIIPERAPQRSSQNLYPPPSPFDSNIKLNPSTVDVATASSHVPINQAYANMQLRLQAQMQHQAWKSAQFIVNPSTPASKSPISSSSSSCQNIHDHSNENRIIYSSTSHNANSSTANITSQGAGMKNATGLPYSLNHPDISLKNVFLESQHNETAPVLSENINNDVVVHNQSVSSPAVAPVCAAAIPQTKEMPSPQKSGVNVGEKENSAKAWKRARLLERNRIAASKCRQRKKISQLQLQREFDQISMENKVMKVKIQHYEKLIQKMKKISNLHLQQHTVHSRGSTYPKLESKDHATNVFLRMVEEMISNSSLDDE
- the SPO73 gene encoding Spo73p (similar to Saccharomyces cerevisiae SPO73 (YER046W); ancestral locus Anc_7.212) — encoded protein: MARNHFLKDLSVLPEDVLIENERGITLLGYPLFSPKILLPPFDPPQFQRLNTENGSLIPLSKNTISNFIELYPIDLTTERIAGNGNSQMTKWFVLMDYKEKYDIDDQGWCYSWNFNNPRWKSKNGLVRRRVWVRLPIASHALD
- the SAP1 gene encoding putative AAA family ATPase SAP1 (similar to Saccharomyces cerevisiae SAP1 (YER047C); ancestral locus Anc_7.215), producing the protein MESQRGHHILTRLTKIRKRPQQPLTDFTELYSRIANETIYYLNLEEKKRYKEALQGWKGLTTDVLFKQTLIEHNYPSTQSYTKDELSLQNGIRELYHKSVMHLERVQKLVQEEPVRNNVPSSKMQSTTRSSSFTRTTETPQIFQMVPGRMMKTLRNKNSYVYKNAYSNPSLPPHNNSIFSKSGEDSEGVKVNFVPSKPLSNTASKYLKKCVERNDRPLKKETEIYSEKCASVPILIDLTNDEDDCDNGVLKEDHVYDEEESEDFEFDVSDYYDNISEIEEKEQQQRIETLKTLEGIEQQMSDLSVTSSVSSNKSIASSESVPQSSLRSLPNTAPALPLLPPPPLSGDNRASSTGTVRAHSSGFAATMDPSKNKHLQMSKMVKNNRAPYLKSTKSTSTLMAKSTPTFATKSQANTKSITKSTASSPTSSLTASKPVLQKPKTAAMAAKKVLNGKKILDDPIMSTTKKARIILKPKTTKVLTPSVKKTSSHPSRPNTNIKSSAHSTSLSKKQIKNPGTSTKKTNQRIPEQRKFKTGPIGSESVAKNTLPNSEEKDDAEVDKKVLREILEDEIIDSLQGVDKQAAKQIFAEIVVHGDEVHWDDIAGLESAKYSLKEAVVYPFLRPDLFRGLREPVRGMLLFGPPGTGKTMLARSVATESRSTFFSISASSLTSKYLGESEKLVRALFAIAKKLSPSIIFVDEIDSIMGSRNNENENESSRRIKNEFLVQWSSLSSAAAGSNKEEADNSNNDDKGDDTRVLVLAATNLPWSIDEAARRRFVRRQYIPLPEGQTRYVQFKKLLSCQKHTLTEPDFDELVKITEGFSGSDITSLAKDAAMGPLRDLGDKLLETERDMIRPIGLVDFKSSLEYIKPSVSQDGLVKYEEWASQFGSSGS